The following proteins are co-located in the Candidatus Poribacteria bacterium genome:
- the hisF gene encoding imidazole glycerol phosphate synthase subunit HisF codes for MLTKRIIPCLDVRAGKVTKGVAFQGNVDVGDPVEMARFYYEGGADELVFYDITASNERRDIMIDVVSAVAAEIFIPFSVGGGLRTLEDMRRVLLAGAEKVSIDSGAVRNPDIIAEGARAFGSQCVVLSMQVKRVRESEQIPSGYEIYIDGGRTPVGWDALEWSARGVDLGAGEIVVNSIDADGTKAGYELELTGAIADLVSVPVIASGGAGNPQHLRDVFVESNADAAIVASITHYGEFTIENIKTYLADEGVSVRDTW; via the coding sequence ATGCTAACAAAACGGATAATTCCATGTTTAGATGTCCGTGCCGGAAAAGTCACGAAGGGTGTCGCCTTTCAGGGCAATGTCGATGTCGGCGACCCCGTTGAGATGGCGCGGTTCTATTACGAAGGCGGTGCCGATGAACTCGTCTTTTACGACATCACAGCCAGCAATGAACGCCGCGATATAATGATTGATGTCGTCTCTGCTGTCGCCGCTGAGATTTTTATTCCTTTTTCTGTCGGTGGTGGGTTGCGGACGCTCGAGGACATGCGTCGTGTTCTACTTGCGGGCGCAGAAAAGGTGAGTATAGATTCCGGTGCCGTGCGGAATCCCGATATCATCGCCGAAGGCGCGCGAGCGTTTGGAAGCCAATGTGTTGTGCTGAGCATGCAGGTGAAACGCGTTCGGGAAAGTGAACAGATTCCGAGCGGTTATGAAATTTACATAGACGGTGGACGGACACCGGTCGGTTGGGATGCCTTGGAGTGGTCAGCAAGGGGTGTTGATTTGGGTGCCGGTGAAATCGTTGTTAATAGCATCGATGCAGATGGCACGAAGGCGGGATATGAACTCGAATTAACCGGTGCTATTGCAGATTTAGTCTCAGTGCCTGTTATTGCCTCCGGCGGCGCAGGAAACCCACAGCACTTACGGGATGTCTTTGTCGAAAGCAACGCCGATGCTGCGATCGTCGCCTCTATCACACACTATGGCGAATTCACAATCGAAAACATCAAAACCTATCTCGCTGACGAAGGTGTAAGTGTGCGGGATACATGGTAG
- a CDS encoding DUF2203 domain-containing protein: protein MQEKRYFTLEEANECIPELVDEISQLRAIRNLLAGLHAEITPLLEVVSSNGGSKHTPALLKATADFKEILERIAARGCHLKGLDPGLVDFPHLREGREVYLCWRINENKIRYWHEIEDGFDGRQRL from the coding sequence ATGCAGGAAAAACGATATTTCACGCTCGAAGAAGCAAACGAATGTATTCCTGAATTAGTTGATGAGATTTCACAGTTAAGAGCCATAAGAAACCTACTTGCAGGACTGCACGCAGAAATCACGCCCCTCTTGGAGGTGGTCTCTTCTAACGGCGGCAGTAAGCACACTCCCGCGCTCCTTAAAGCGACTGCCGACTTTAAGGAAATTTTGGAACGGATTGCGGCGCGCGGCTGCCACCTGAAAGGACTTGACCCTGGATTGGTCGATTTCCCACACCTCCGTGAGGGTAGGGAGGTCTATCTCTGTTGGCGGATCAATGAAAATAAGATCCGTTACTGGCACGAAATCGAGGACGGGTTTGACGGACGACAGCGGTTGTAG
- the ilvE gene encoding branched-chain-amino-acid transaminase, producing MEPKLPDARNENILIHVNGELLPREDAKISVFDSLVQGGDGVWEGLRVYNGKIFALEAHLDRLMDSAHAMAFAGIPTRDEIKKAIFETLEANGMRDGVHIRLTLSRGKKVTSSMDARVNQYGTTLIVIAEWKPPIYASSGVRLITSAIRRNPPQCVDSKIHHNNLINNILAKIEANVAGVDDAIMLDIHGYVSETNATNIFIIKRGHVLTPHADSCLPGITRGTVIQIARDAGIPLTERNVSLVEVYTADEVFTTGTVGELSPVLEVDGRKIGSKDVGPVTTRLQGLYAELTANEGEPLP from the coding sequence ATGGAACCTAAGTTACCTGATGCAAGAAACGAAAATATATTAATCCACGTCAACGGTGAACTCCTACCCCGCGAAGATGCAAAAATCTCCGTATTCGACAGCCTTGTTCAAGGCGGAGACGGCGTATGGGAAGGCTTACGTGTCTATAACGGAAAAATCTTCGCGTTGGAGGCACATCTCGACCGACTCATGGATTCTGCACATGCTATGGCATTCGCTGGCATTCCGACACGCGATGAAATTAAAAAGGCGATTTTTGAAACACTCGAAGCCAACGGGATGCGGGACGGTGTGCATATCCGTCTAACGCTCAGCCGCGGGAAAAAGGTCACGTCGAGTATGGATGCCCGCGTCAATCAGTACGGCACGACTTTAATCGTAATAGCGGAGTGGAAGCCGCCCATCTACGCCAGCAGCGGTGTCCGCCTGATTACCTCAGCAATCCGACGGAACCCACCCCAGTGTGTTGATTCTAAAATCCATCATAACAACCTGATTAACAACATCCTTGCCAAAATTGAAGCAAACGTCGCTGGCGTGGATGATGCGATTATGCTCGACATCCACGGGTATGTTTCAGAGACGAATGCGACGAATATTTTTATCATAAAACGTGGGCATGTCCTGACACCACACGCCGATAGCTGCCTACCAGGGATTACACGGGGAACGGTCATCCAAATCGCTCGCGACGCTGGTATTCCCTTGACAGAGCGGAATGTTTCGTTAGTTGAAGTCTACACAGCGGATGAAGTCTTCACGACGGGAACTGTGGGTGAGTTGAGTCCGGTCTTAGAAGTTGATGGTAGGAAAATTGGGAGCAAGGACGTTGGTCCTGTGACGACCCGACTGCAGGGACTTTATGCGGAACTGACAGCCAACGAGGGCGAACCGTTGCCATAA
- the thiE gene encoding thiamine phosphate synthase — protein MIDFRLYVITDRHRCAPTPLIEVISELLDAGVTVIQLREKDLNSDELMRLAQPIADLCRNYKAKLFVNTDIRVAATVGAAGVHLPANAASVSSVKTQMGADFSIGCSVHTFAEAGKRETEGADFLTYSPIYLTASKPGYGPAVGVENLTKLVGRVKLPVFALGGITPARASECLSAGAFGVAVMSGVMAPKNAGKQTKRFFTTESELLRPLSLQVSDR, from the coding sequence ATGATCGATTTTAGGTTATACGTCATTACAGACAGACACAGATGCGCGCCCACCCCACTGATTGAGGTGATCTCCGAATTGCTGGATGCAGGGGTTACCGTCATCCAATTGCGCGAAAAAGATTTAAACAGCGATGAATTGATGCGCTTAGCGCAACCAATTGCTGACTTGTGTCGAAACTACAAAGCAAAACTTTTCGTCAATACAGATATACGCGTCGCAGCCACCGTCGGTGCCGCAGGCGTTCATCTTCCAGCAAATGCAGCATCCGTGAGTTCGGTGAAGACACAAATGGGTGCCGATTTCTCTATCGGATGCTCGGTGCATACCTTTGCGGAAGCAGGAAAACGAGAGACAGAAGGGGCTGATTTTTTAACCTATAGCCCTATCTATTTGACGGCAAGCAAACCCGGTTATGGTCCCGCAGTCGGTGTGGAAAATCTCACAAAGTTGGTAGGGCGCGTTAAATTACCTGTCTTTGCTCTGGGAGGTATTACACCGGCGCGTGCTTCTGAGTGTCTATCAGCAGGAGCCTTCGGCGTTGCTGTGATGTCAGGCGTTATGGCTCCCAAAAACGCAGGAAAACAGACGAAACGTTTTTTTACGACCGAATCTGAGTTGCTGCGCCCGTTGTCTTTGCAAGTGTCAGATCGCTAA
- the murJ gene encoding murein biosynthesis integral membrane protein MurJ gives MENETKSVDNQNQSVTRAAGIVSIAVMGSRLLGLAREAAIAYYFRSNLSGDAFYLAFRIPNFLRDLFGEGILSKAFITTFLATEAEDGEQAAWNLANRVFNLTFLVLTGIAILGIAFAPTIVDVLAREDFDKRLDATAHYGFDTKVELTIYLTQLMFPYLLFVSLAAIAMGLLNSKGKFGIPACASSFFNISSLVIGVGGYYLFPMAGMHPVTGMAIGVFVGGSAQFAIQVPSMYRVGFRYRPLLSLRDPRVLQVIRLVGPAVLGVAVVQVNQFTNTFFITSGSAWLTWISRAYRVVHLPIGLFGVAISTVALPQLAKFATTGETENFRNSLSYALRLMLMLTVPAAVGLMVLSAPICRFLYERGETGVSDTVGTAGVLFVYAFGLCGFSALKIVTDGFYAYKDIRAPVIVSICAVVFNIYLNYLFIYRELFLDPRAVVFSTVLTVTLNCAMLLLLLRRKVGRLGLKGIIPLTLKILIASVVMGFVCWLANGVIEGDWLGTEGVAPRLIGVFAPIGLSLIVLAGMYKLLRVAEFDDILNIFKQRLF, from the coding sequence ATGGAAAACGAAACAAAATCCGTAGACAATCAGAATCAAAGCGTCACCCGTGCCGCTGGAATTGTCAGTATCGCCGTGATGGGGTCGCGGCTATTAGGACTCGCACGCGAAGCAGCGATCGCATACTATTTCCGGTCGAACCTCAGTGGCGACGCTTTTTATTTGGCGTTTCGTATTCCAAACTTTTTGCGGGACCTGTTTGGCGAAGGCATTTTGAGTAAAGCGTTTATTACGACATTCCTCGCCACAGAGGCTGAGGATGGAGAGCAGGCAGCGTGGAATCTCGCAAACCGTGTCTTTAATTTAACGTTTCTCGTCCTGACAGGTATCGCGATCCTCGGCATCGCTTTCGCACCTACTATTGTTGATGTCTTGGCGCGCGAGGATTTTGACAAAAGGTTAGATGCCACTGCCCACTACGGGTTTGATACCAAAGTTGAATTAACAATCTATCTCACTCAATTGATGTTTCCCTACCTTCTCTTTGTTTCGTTGGCGGCGATTGCGATGGGACTGTTGAACAGCAAAGGGAAGTTCGGCATTCCAGCATGTGCGTCCTCGTTCTTTAACATCAGTTCGCTCGTTATCGGTGTAGGTGGTTACTATTTATTTCCAATGGCTGGGATGCATCCTGTAACGGGAATGGCTATCGGTGTGTTCGTTGGTGGGAGCGCCCAATTCGCAATTCAGGTGCCGTCTATGTATCGCGTCGGCTTTCGATACCGTCCGCTGCTGAGTCTACGCGATCCGAGGGTGCTTCAAGTTATTCGTCTGGTTGGACCTGCTGTATTAGGGGTCGCTGTCGTGCAGGTGAACCAATTTACGAATACGTTCTTTATTACATCAGGATCTGCTTGGTTAACATGGATTAGCCGTGCCTACCGCGTTGTGCATCTCCCGATAGGACTGTTCGGTGTGGCGATTTCAACAGTCGCACTTCCGCAGCTTGCCAAGTTCGCAACAACCGGAGAGACAGAGAATTTCCGCAACTCTCTCTCTTACGCCCTCCGTCTGATGCTTATGCTAACAGTCCCCGCTGCAGTTGGGTTGATGGTCCTATCGGCACCCATCTGCCGATTCCTGTATGAACGCGGAGAGACTGGCGTATCGGACACTGTTGGAACCGCTGGGGTCCTGTTCGTCTATGCGTTCGGCTTGTGTGGGTTTTCGGCGCTCAAGATCGTTACGGACGGATTTTACGCCTACAAAGATATTCGCGCACCTGTTATCGTCAGTATCTGTGCCGTTGTCTTCAACATCTATCTAAACTATCTCTTTATCTACCGCGAACTCTTTTTGGACCCCCGCGCCGTAGTGTTTTCAACGGTTTTGACCGTGACGCTGAATTGTGCTATGCTACTGCTACTGCTCCGCCGAAAGGTCGGACGGTTGGGACTAAAGGGCATCATCCCACTGACGCTTAAAATCTTAATCGCCTCCGTAGTGATGGGGTTTGTCTGCTGGTTGGCAAATGGAGTTATTGAAGGCGATTGGCTCGGTACGGAGGGCGTTGCGCCGCGTCTAATCGGCGTATTTGCACCAATAGGGTTAAGTCTCATTGTCCTCGCGGGAATGTATAAACTCCTGAGAGTGGCAGAATTCGACGATATTTTGAATATATTTAAGCAACGACTTTTTTAA
- the ileS gene encoding isoleucine--tRNA ligase, whose product MFEEVSPQFTFAEKEKQTLAFWRENDIFQRSMEVRKDAPPFVFLEGPPFANAPPGVHHVLARVMKDAVCRYKTMTGHYVHRKAGWDTHGLPVEYQVEKQLNIRNKAELEAYGVQNFIEKCKENVFQYEQDWRQMTERIGYWLNLDDAYITLSNDYIESIWWVLRQAWDKELLYQGHKVQPYCYRCGTTLASHEVALGYQEVADPSIFVRFPLRNQESTYLLVWTTTPWTLPSNVAVAVGEDYDYVAVEHNGQRLILAKECLPSLFEDESPQIVENYKGKDLRNWEYEPLFDSGQHPEKSHYIVTADFVTTTEGSGLVHIAPAFGQDDFEIGQKHNMPFVQLVGTDGRFVPKVKEPWAGEYVKDADPKIIQNLEGRGLLFKATEYTHQYPFCWRCDNPLLYYARESWFVRTTALREQMLKHNQQINWYPEHLKDGRFGNWLENNIDWGLSRERYWGTPLPVWVCKDCGHQHCVGSIAELKELGTDVPDDVELHRPYVDDVVLACNKCSGTMHRVQDVIDCWFDSGCAHTAQWHYPFENKEMLEQTYPADFISEAIDQTRGWFYSLLATGTLLYDKPAYKNCLCLELIMGPDGQKMSKSRGNTVDPWTILDKQGADALRWYMFTATTPWTPRTFKMEGIDEALKKFMGTLHNVYSFFVMYANLEQIDVLKGAPPVAERATVDRWILSRLHTLIDSVRNNMENYHLTNAPRAIEAFVDDLSNWYVRRSRDRFWGAEAGPDKQAAYATLYEVLVTVAKLAAPFTPFLSDELYRNLVCSLDPDAPLSVHLAEYPVADASLKDTQLETDMAFTREVISMGHAARNKSGIKTRQPLAEFTLGGLSDGEKETVNRLSELIHDELNVKAIAFVENLDAFSQVTLKPNFRVLGPKYGKGVQAIAKALATADTMQLKTELEATGSLQIEASGETYTLEQSDIDVQTQNREGFFVEVDARKFVALSTELTHELTLEGLARELVNKIQNMRKDANFNVSDRIKFSLETPSSLVEEAFEVHRDYILQETLTTTVVETPSGNAFTVAQKLNGEPATLSVEKV is encoded by the coding sequence ATGTTTGAAGAGGTATCACCACAATTCACGTTTGCTGAAAAAGAAAAACAGACCTTGGCGTTTTGGCGTGAAAACGACATCTTTCAGAGAAGCATGGAGGTCCGCAAAGATGCACCGCCTTTCGTATTCTTAGAGGGACCCCCGTTTGCGAATGCACCCCCCGGCGTACATCACGTCCTCGCACGCGTCATGAAGGATGCCGTTTGCCGCTACAAAACAATGACCGGACACTACGTTCACAGGAAAGCAGGCTGGGACACACACGGACTCCCGGTTGAATATCAGGTCGAAAAACAACTCAATATTAGAAACAAAGCCGAATTGGAGGCTTACGGCGTTCAGAACTTCATCGAAAAATGTAAAGAAAACGTCTTCCAATACGAACAGGATTGGCGACAGATGACGGAGCGCATCGGATACTGGCTCAACCTTGACGATGCCTATATCACGCTGTCAAACGACTACATCGAAAGCATCTGGTGGGTCCTCCGGCAGGCGTGGGATAAGGAACTGCTCTATCAGGGACACAAGGTGCAACCCTACTGCTATCGGTGCGGGACGACCTTAGCAAGCCACGAAGTCGCACTCGGCTATCAAGAGGTCGCCGACCCATCAATCTTTGTACGTTTCCCGTTAAGAAATCAGGAGAGTACCTATCTACTCGTCTGGACGACGACACCGTGGACGTTGCCCTCTAACGTTGCCGTCGCTGTCGGTGAGGACTACGATTACGTCGCCGTTGAGCATAATGGGCAACGCCTCATCCTCGCAAAGGAGTGTCTGCCGAGTCTATTTGAAGATGAATCTCCACAAATCGTTGAGAACTATAAAGGCAAAGACCTCCGCAACTGGGAATACGAACCGTTGTTTGACAGTGGACAGCACCCAGAAAAATCCCACTACATCGTCACAGCCGATTTCGTCACGACGACAGAGGGGAGCGGCTTGGTCCATATCGCACCCGCTTTCGGACAAGATGATTTTGAAATCGGACAGAAGCACAACATGCCATTCGTGCAATTAGTCGGGACCGACGGTAGATTCGTCCCAAAAGTTAAAGAACCCTGGGCAGGTGAATACGTCAAAGACGCTGATCCGAAAATCATTCAGAACTTAGAAGGACGCGGCTTATTATTTAAGGCTACCGAATATACCCACCAATACCCCTTCTGTTGGCGGTGTGATAACCCACTGCTTTACTATGCACGTGAATCATGGTTCGTCCGGACGACCGCCCTCCGAGAACAGATGCTCAAGCACAACCAGCAAATCAACTGGTATCCAGAACACCTCAAGGACGGACGGTTCGGCAACTGGTTGGAGAACAACATTGACTGGGGATTGAGTCGTGAGCGTTATTGGGGAACACCCTTACCCGTTTGGGTCTGCAAGGACTGTGGGCATCAGCACTGCGTCGGTAGTATCGCCGAGCTGAAAGAACTCGGCACCGACGTTCCAGACGATGTTGAACTCCACCGTCCGTATGTAGACGACGTTGTCCTCGCTTGTAACAAGTGCAGCGGCACAATGCATCGCGTGCAAGATGTAATTGACTGCTGGTTCGATTCTGGATGTGCACACACAGCACAATGGCACTATCCATTTGAAAACAAGGAAATGCTCGAACAAACGTACCCTGCTGATTTCATCTCCGAAGCCATCGATCAGACCCGTGGTTGGTTCTATAGTCTTTTGGCAACCGGCACACTCCTCTACGATAAACCCGCTTACAAGAACTGCCTCTGCCTTGAACTCATCATGGGACCCGACGGCCAAAAAATGAGTAAAAGCCGAGGGAACACAGTAGATCCGTGGACAATCCTTGACAAGCAAGGCGCAGATGCACTGCGCTGGTACATGTTCACCGCAACCACACCGTGGACACCACGCACTTTCAAAATGGAAGGCATTGACGAAGCCTTGAAGAAGTTCATGGGAACCCTTCACAATGTCTACAGTTTCTTCGTTATGTATGCTAACTTAGAGCAGATTGATGTCCTGAAAGGTGCACCACCTGTTGCAGAACGTGCTACTGTTGATAGATGGATCTTATCACGCCTCCATACCCTCATTGACAGTGTGCGCAATAACATGGAGAATTACCATCTCACAAACGCACCGCGCGCCATTGAGGCGTTTGTGGACGACCTCAGTAACTGGTACGTCCGTCGTTCCCGCGACCGTTTCTGGGGTGCGGAAGCCGGACCCGACAAGCAGGCTGCTTACGCAACACTTTATGAAGTGCTTGTAACCGTTGCCAAACTCGCTGCGCCGTTTACGCCGTTTCTGTCGGACGAACTCTACCGAAACCTCGTCTGCTCGCTTGATCCTGACGCACCACTGAGTGTTCACCTTGCGGAATACCCGGTTGCAGATGCCTCGCTGAAGGATACCCAACTCGAAACCGATATGGCGTTCACACGCGAGGTCATCAGCATGGGGCATGCGGCACGGAACAAGTCAGGCATTAAAACGCGTCAACCACTTGCTGAGTTCACGCTTGGCGGACTTTCTGATGGAGAAAAAGAGACTGTTAACCGTTTGTCAGAACTCATCCACGATGAACTCAATGTCAAGGCTATTGCCTTCGTAGAAAATCTGGACGCATTCTCACAGGTAACGCTCAAGCCGAACTTCAGGGTGTTGGGACCGAAATACGGCAAAGGCGTGCAAGCCATCGCAAAGGCACTCGCTACCGCAGATACGATGCAACTGAAGACGGAACTGGAAGCCACTGGCAGTTTACAGATTGAGGCATCGGGAGAGACGTATACCCTTGAGCAGTCAGACATCGACGTGCAGACACAGAATCGAGAGGGTTTCTTTGTGGAGGTAGACGCGCGGAAATTCGTCGCGCTGTCAACGGAACTGACGCACGAATTGACGCTTGAAGGCTTAGCGCGCGAACTCGTCAACAAAATCCAGAATATGCGCAAAGATGCCAATTTCAACGTCTCAGACCGGATTAAATTCAGCCTTGAAACGCCGTCATCGCTTGTTGAGGAAGCGTTTGAGGTGCATCGGGATTACATTTTGCAAGAGACACTGACAACAACCGTTGTCGAGACTCCGAGTGGAAACGCCTTCACGGTTGCACAGAAACTCAACGGTGAACCCGCAACCTTAAGCGTCGAAAAGGTTTAA
- the thiD gene encoding bifunctional hydroxymethylpyrimidine kinase/phosphomethylpyrimidine kinase yields MKQILTIAGSDSGGGAGIQADIKAISANGGYAMSVITSVTAQNTVAVTEAFDLPISLIEAQLDAVFTDFDVASVKTGMLSSSAIVEAVTRKLKEYTPPTLVVDPVMISKSKFSLLKEEAIESLKTALIPLATLITPNIYEAELLAQQDIRNADEAKNAAKVIAELGCHAVLVKGGHLTANSAIDVLYCNGDWDFFEAEWVETENTHGTGCTYSAAIATQLAHGKDLRDAIGTAKAYITGAIQHALDIGHGHGPTHHFFKQ; encoded by the coding sequence ATGAAACAGATTTTAACAATTGCAGGCTCAGATTCAGGTGGCGGTGCCGGTATACAGGCAGATATAAAGGCGATCTCAGCCAACGGCGGTTATGCCATGTCCGTAATCACCTCCGTTACAGCACAAAATACAGTGGCAGTGACCGAGGCGTTTGATCTGCCTATCTCGCTGATTGAAGCGCAGTTGGATGCCGTCTTCACAGATTTCGACGTAGCCAGCGTCAAAACCGGAATGCTCTCTTCATCAGCTATTGTTGAAGCGGTTACGCGGAAGTTGAAAGAATATACGCCACCAACCCTCGTCGTGGACCCCGTGATGATCTCCAAAAGCAAATTCTCACTCTTGAAAGAGGAGGCGATTGAGAGCCTCAAAACGGCGTTGATTCCACTTGCGACGCTGATTACACCGAATATTTACGAGGCAGAGTTGCTCGCACAGCAGGACATCCGAAACGCGGATGAGGCAAAAAATGCTGCAAAAGTAATCGCTGAACTCGGTTGTCACGCTGTTCTCGTTAAAGGTGGGCATCTTACGGCTAACAGTGCGATTGATGTGCTTTATTGCAACGGGGACTGGGATTTTTTTGAGGCAGAATGGGTTGAAACCGAAAACACGCACGGCACGGGTTGCACCTACTCAGCGGCAATCGCGACGCAACTCGCACACGGCAAAGATTTGAGAGACGCTATTGGAACAGCGAAGGCATATATTACCGGTGCTATTCAACACGCGCTGGATATCGGACACGGGCACGGACCGACACATCATTTTTTTAAGCAATGA
- the rpsT gene encoding 30S ribosomal protein S20 has product MHRQSAKKHARADEKKRIRNRHRKATLRTMLKQTETALDEGNVETAQELCRNTVSLLDRAAGKGVIKKGTANRQKSRLIRKLHLLMATA; this is encoded by the coding sequence TTGCATAGACAATCTGCAAAGAAACATGCGCGTGCGGACGAAAAGAAACGCATACGCAACCGACATCGCAAAGCAACACTACGGACGATGCTTAAACAGACGGAGACCGCTCTGGATGAAGGCAATGTTGAAACCGCACAGGAACTGTGCAGGAACACCGTAAGCCTCTTGGATAGAGCCGCCGGTAAAGGCGTTATCAAAAAAGGGACAGCAAATCGTCAAAAGTCCAGACTCATCCGTAAGTTGCACCTACTAATGGCAACTGCGTAG
- the rsmB gene encoding 16S rRNA (cytosine(967)-C(5))-methyltransferase RsmB, protein MNARKVALECLLTLSHTSASIASVVDSAFGRYTIDGRERRLVNGLVYGVIRWQRQLDWVLNQFINPRFQLDARHRNILRLGAFQLLHLDGIPAHAAIYETVQLATSHLRKSARGRKTAGFINAVLRSVQRKGRTLAYPPLDANPIEHIAISLSYPTWLVKRWLQTRGVSWTLAFCRASNQIAPLAFRVNSLLTQREEVCQSLETNGIAAKVSKIVPDGLVLENRAITAFDATGDQTLKDILRREDIYVQDESAMLVPYLLSPENAQFIVDLCAAPGGKTTHLAHLMGNAGKLLAVDVSAEKIALLQKNCRRVGANNVETRVTDVLKEDIGFIKTADAVLIDAPCSGFGTLRRHPDIRWNKTFDQIRALSEMQYNLLKNAAQHIKPGGILVYSTCSIEPMENEEVVQRFLTDFPMYSVEDARRFLPDIPSSAITTQGFLQTFPHQHGVDGAFAARLKKE, encoded by the coding sequence ATGAATGCTCGCAAAGTCGCCTTAGAGTGTCTGCTAACCCTCTCACACACCAGTGCCTCCATAGCTTCTGTTGTTGACAGTGCCTTTGGACGTTATACAATTGACGGGCGGGAACGGCGGCTGGTAAACGGACTTGTCTACGGCGTTATCCGGTGGCAGCGGCAACTTGATTGGGTTCTGAATCAGTTTATCAATCCCCGATTTCAGTTAGACGCTCGGCACCGTAATATCCTGCGACTCGGCGCATTTCAACTCCTACACCTTGATGGGATACCCGCACACGCAGCGATTTATGAAACCGTCCAACTCGCCACTTCTCACCTCCGCAAATCTGCTCGCGGACGAAAGACCGCAGGTTTTATAAATGCCGTTCTTCGTTCCGTACAACGCAAAGGCAGAACATTAGCTTACCCACCACTCGATGCAAACCCGATCGAACATATTGCGATTTCATTGTCCTATCCGACGTGGTTGGTAAAGCGGTGGCTGCAGACCCGCGGCGTTTCGTGGACATTAGCGTTCTGTCGCGCGAGCAACCAGATCGCACCGCTCGCGTTCCGCGTAAATTCCCTCCTGACACAACGCGAAGAAGTTTGTCAATCTTTAGAAACGAACGGCATTGCCGCAAAGGTCTCCAAAATTGTTCCCGACGGCTTGGTACTCGAAAACCGTGCCATCACTGCTTTTGATGCTACTGGCGACCAGACGTTGAAGGATATCCTCCGTCGCGAGGATATCTATGTCCAAGACGAAAGCGCGATGTTGGTCCCGTATCTTCTTTCACCAGAAAACGCTCAGTTCATTGTAGACCTCTGTGCTGCACCGGGTGGCAAGACAACACACCTCGCGCATCTCATGGGAAATGCCGGAAAACTTCTCGCCGTGGATGTGTCCGCAGAAAAAATAGCCTTGTTACAAAAGAACTGTCGGCGTGTCGGTGCCAACAACGTTGAAACACGGGTGACGGACGTACTAAAAGAAGATATTGGGTTCATTAAAACTGCGGATGCTGTGCTTATTGATGCGCCGTGTTCCGGGTTCGGCACGCTCCGACGACATCCCGACATTCGGTGGAACAAGACCTTTGATCAAATTCGTGCTCTTAGTGAGATGCAATATAACTTGTTGAAGAACGCCGCACAACACATCAAACCGGGAGGCATCCTCGTTTACAGCACCTGTAGCATAGAACCGATGGAAAACGAGGAGGTTGTTCAGCGATTTTTGACCGACTTCCCGATGTATAGCGTCGAAGATGCCCGACGCTTTCTGCCAGATATTCCTTCGAGCGCAATAACAACACAAGGCTTCCTACAGACCTTTCCACATCAACACGGCGTTGACGGTGCGTTTGCGGCACGTCTAAAAAAAGAATGA